ACTCGTTAGTCAGCTAATAACTCCGGGTTACCCCGGGGCGTAAACTTAAATCCTGTCACGACTCATGGGCGGGTATGCAGTGTCACTACTGCGACCGTGAGGCCGCATACGCCGCCGAGAAAGACCACATCAAGGTCGGCCTCTGTGAGCGACACTTCCGCAAGCGCGTCGAGAAACTCGCCGAGTCTGAAGAACTCGCAGGCTTGAAAGAAAAACTCGACATTAACCGAACGAAGTGACTCCCTACTCACTGGCGCACCTGCACTAACGACCCCATACCGTTCCCCCCCACGAACGAGACCACCACCGTTCCCCACGAACGGTCTTTTACCCGAGAACCCGTCCGCCGAATACGTAGAGCGCCGCGAGTACGCTCTCGAACACGAGCGTCCCCGCCGCCGACAACACGAGGAACTGCCGCGATGACATCTCGGCGAACCCTGCGGGCACGGTGAGCATCCCGCGCGTGAACAACATCGCGTTACTCGCAGGGACGACGAGCGGGCCCCACCGTTCGAACCACCCGTCGAATCTGTCGAGTTTCGAATCGTCGATGCGGAACCACGAACGCGAGGCGAGGTATTCGCGCCCGCCGTATTTTGCGACCAGAAACAGTGCGAACTGGCCAACTGTGGCACCAGCGACGGCGACGGCGAGGATGGGAATGAGATACTCCTCTCCGATTAGTATCAACGCACCCGGGACGAGTAGTTCGCTCGGTGCGATGTACAGCAGCATGGCACCTTCGAGGACGAACACCAAGAAGAGGACGAGAAATGCAACGTCCGAAGCCAAGAGGTCACGGAGGAAGGCGGGCAGTTCAGGAACGACAGCGCTCATCGATGGCTGGTAGTTCGGCGCCTGACACCGTCACTGTGCTGGTTTCCCGCACGGAGAGCGACGACATTTTGCCACCTCCATCCGAAGGCGGGGTATGGACCTCACCGACCGCCCGCGACGGCTTCGAACGGATGGGATACGGCCGCTCGTCTCAGAGACGTCACTGGAGGCGACAGACCTCGTCGCGCCCGTGTTCGTCGACGCGACGACCGACGAGCGAATCCCTATCGAGTCCATGCCGGGACACGAACGCGTTCCTGTCGACGAGGCGGCCGCCCGGGTAGCCGAAGTACGCGAGACTGGCGTCGAGGCAGTCATCATCTTCGGAATTCCCGAGTCGAAAGACGCCGAAGGGTCGCGCGCGTACGCGAAAGATGGAGTTGTTCAAGAGGCAGTCCAGCAGATTACCGCCGAGACGGACGCCTACGTCATCACCGACGTGTGTCTCTGCGAGTACACCGACCACGGACACTGCGGAATCATAGAGGACCACGCAGAAGACGACCCGACGCTGACCGTTCAGAACGACCCAACACTCGACCTTCTCGCGAAGACAGCCGTCTCGCACGCCGAAGCAGGCGCCGACATGGTCGCGCCGTCGTCGATGACCGACGGGATGGTGGGTGCCATCCGCGACGGATTAGACGACGCGGGCTACAGTGACGTTCCAATCATGTCCTACGCCGCGAAGTACGAGAGCGCCTTCTACGGTCCCTTCCGAGACGCCGCCGATGGTGCGCCGGCCTTCGGCGACCGGCGTCATTACCAGATGGACCCCGCCAACGCCCGCGAAGCGATGCGCGAGGTCGCGCTCGACGTCGAACAGGGTGCAGACGTGCTGATGGTCAAACCCGGCCTCCCGTATCTCGACATCGTCCGTGCCATCCGCGAGACCTACGACCACCCCGTCGCCGCGTACAACGTCTCTGGGGAGTACGCGATGCTCCATGCCGCCGCCGAGAAAGGTTGGTTGGACCTCGACGCGACGGCGCACGAGTCACTGTTGTCGATGAAGCGAGCAGGCGCAGACCTCATCATCACGTACTTCGCAGAGCGCGTGGCGGAGAACCTCGCTGGGCGTCGCTGACTCATACGTTCGCCGGCCACTACTAACTCACTCGTCGTCTACTCGCTGTGTTTCGCAAATACGGCACTCGGTAGCGTGGTGCGCACGGCCAAAACGCCTATATCTGGCAACATTTTCCTGAACGTTCGTCCAACCATCACCGAACATTCGTCTTCGGAGTGGACGAAATACAACCTTATATGCGTAATATTCTAACCTATTTTGTTCGAGTGTAGTATTATGCATAGGTAAATTTGAGCATTTCAACCCCTCTCTTTATGTATTACCTCTCCATGAAGCTGAACCGTGATGAAGCACCACAATCCGCACGGATACGGTAGAAAAGTACCCGATTGTATAGCAGACTCGTTCGGAGGTGTACACGCGTGACGCCACTGCAGGTCGACCCATCGGTCATCGCGCAGGGGGTCAACTACGTCTGGATCCTCG
The genomic region above belongs to Haloferax marinisediminis and contains:
- a CDS encoding DUF6757 family protein, yielding MQCHYCDREAAYAAEKDHIKVGLCERHFRKRVEKLAESEELAGLKEKLDINRTK
- a CDS encoding DedA family protein; this encodes MSAVVPELPAFLRDLLASDVAFLVLFLVFVLEGAMLLYIAPSELLVPGALILIGEEYLIPILAVAVAGATVGQFALFLVAKYGGREYLASRSWFRIDDSKLDRFDGWFERWGPLVVPASNAMLFTRGMLTVPAGFAEMSSRQFLVLSAAGTLVFESVLAALYVFGGRVLG
- the hemB gene encoding porphobilinogen synthase, which codes for MDLTDRPRRLRTDGIRPLVSETSLEATDLVAPVFVDATTDERIPIESMPGHERVPVDEAAARVAEVRETGVEAVIIFGIPESKDAEGSRAYAKDGVVQEAVQQITAETDAYVITDVCLCEYTDHGHCGIIEDHAEDDPTLTVQNDPTLDLLAKTAVSHAEAGADMVAPSSMTDGMVGAIRDGLDDAGYSDVPIMSYAAKYESAFYGPFRDAADGAPAFGDRRHYQMDPANAREAMREVALDVEQGADVLMVKPGLPYLDIVRAIRETYDHPVAAYNVSGEYAMLHAAAEKGWLDLDATAHESLLSMKRAGADLIITYFAERVAENLAGRR